A segment of the Desulfurococcus mucosus DSM 2162 genome:
ATGCGTCCGAGACCGGGCTCGGCGAGAATGTATCCTGAGACAGATATACCACCCATATATGTCACACCGGAACTAGTGAGCAAGGCAGGGGAACTAGTGCCAGAGCCCCCCGAGAGGAAACTCGAGAGATTTGTTAGGGAGCATGGTCTAAGCGTGGAGCTCGCAAAGGCTATTCTAGGGGATTTAAGACTGGATCTATACGAGAAGCTTGTGAAGAAGTATAGTGGAAGAATCCCCGCATCCGTGATAGCGTCAACACTAGTCAATGTGATACCATCACTGAGGCGTGATGGAGTACCAGTTGAAAACATAGATGACGACTCAATAGAGGGCGTCCTAGACATGGTGGCCAGGGGTGCGGTAGCCAAGGAGGCCATACCAGAAATCCTGGCTGGAGTCGCCAGGAATCCAGGAAAGCTGGTCGAGGACATTGTACGAGAGCTGGGCTTAAGCACCGTGTCCCTTGAAGAGCTGGACAAGCTTATAGATGAAGCAATCGCGAGGAACAGGGAAAAGATAGAGGCGAGAAGGGAGAAAGCCTTCCAAATAATTATGAGCGAGGTCATGAAGACTGCCAGAGGAAAAGTGGATGGTGGACTCGTGGCTGAAAGAGTGAAAGAGAAATTAAAGGGTTTAACCGTGTAATACTACACGGCGATGACGAGTACTCCCGTCAATGAATGATGATTAGAAGGCATTTGGCTGAGCAACCACTGTTTCCCTTCGCCCTGGATATTCACCCTCATCTCCTTCATGTTTACTCATATCCAGGGGCTTCCATCACCGCATAGTACGGGCGCCCCAAGCCCTTGAAACCCATCCAGCAACCATACAAAATAGAGGCAACCCGTAAACCAAGCTGCATGGAGAAAGATGACCCTTCACCAGTGCCACCGCTGGAAAGCTTAAATGTTGCGTGAGGAAATACCTATGGTAGTAGGCATGGATGATGTGAATCCCCGGTGCGAGCATCAGGCAATGAGCTCTATACGAGCGTGCTGACACCTATCTCCCGTAGACCTCTGCTTTATAGCCAGATGCCACTTATAGATATACTCTGGGACCTGGAAGATGAGGATCCTTGGCCGCACGGATACCCTGAGCAAGGGTAGGTGATGAGAAATGGTAGCCTCCGAAGTAGTTGAGGAAGCAATAGTTGAACTCCTCAGCCGCAACGGCTACAGGGTCTCGGTGAAAGACGTTGAGGAGAGAACCCTTAAGGGAGGTATATCCCGTGCTAGACTCATACACGGGGTGAAGAATAGTAGCGTGTTCATGGCTAGGATAAGCGGGGGAATCATTAAGCTGACACTCGTGATAAAACACCAGCTCGACGATGAGAGAGCATCTAGCTTGGAGGAGAAAGGGTGGCGGGTCGATGTAGCGGAGGATGAAACCATAGTTACGCTTAAAGTGGAAAACGCCATGGATGCGTCCTCACTAGGCGAGCTTATCCAAGAAGCCATCGCCTAAGCAATTCATGGGGAAGCATGGAATGATATTAGATGACACCCTAGCGGAGACCATAGCCCTGTTGAATAACGGTGTCAGCTTAGCAGAAGCCTCAAGGATGCTTGGCATCAGTAGGAGTCAGCTTTCAAGGCGTTTAAACACCTTGATGAAGAGGGGTGCTGTGCTCAAGTATCTGAATGTCTTCATAGACCGCCTGCATACACCGGTATCCGTGGTGATCTCGGAGGCCAAGCAGAAGGCGCAGGGACTCAGGTGTCTTATTGGAAGCCCGCCAACCGTGATATCATATTACTCTTACGCCGCCAGGCCTGTGACGATAAGCTATGTGAGGGATGACTACAGCGGGGTCGACGCCGGCTCCATAGTTGCAGGAACATGCAGAGCAGTGTTCTACGGTAGGATTACACAGGTATTGATACCCCTCCAAGAGGCTGAAGCCGTGAAGCCGCGCTTCAGGCTCATCGATTCAAGAGAACTTGTGGGGAGCCCTGCACCTCTGGATGAAGCCGATGAAATAATAGCACTAGAGCTGTTCAGGGTCTTCAACCCATGCACTATAACAGGTAACTGGAGGCTCAACGACCTGGTTAAAATAGTAGAGGGGAGTCTAGGTGCTAGAGATACCCGGCACCATATGGTCAGGCATGTCAACGCATTGACGCTTAGGAGATACGTGTATAGGGGTGACGGCGTGTACGCAGTGATACTTGTAGCCTCAGATACTCTTGAGACGCTTGCAACACTGCTAAGCCAGTTAAAGGAGTCGGGGATACTCATAGATGTGGAGCAAGTCAACATGATTGGCTCCAATCCCTTCACAGGGCTGATCCACGCATGGATATCGCCGTATAAGCTATACGAGCCTGAGAACGGGCATGAGTTCACTGATGGCGCATCCTACTCAATATACCCTGTCATCTCGGCTAAATAGGCTTCTAGATGGTTCGAACCCATCCATGCATCCACCATGCGTAGCCTCCGCCAAGGGATCCTTGAAGTTTAAATAATCTAAACCACCATTAAACACCTGAGGTGGTTTGCGATGAGCAAGGTGTACGATACGCTGGGCAACCTGAAGATAGGTAGCTTCATAGTGATCGACGGCGAGCCCTGCAGAATAGTCGAGATGTCCCGTGCAAAGACAGGGAAGCATGGCAGTGCTAAAGCCAACGTGATCGCGATAGGCCTCTTCTCCAAGGCCAAGAAGACGCTTGTAGCACCGGTGGACACGCAGGTAGAGGTGCCAGTCATAGAGAAACGCGTGGGTCAAATAATAGCTGACATGGGGACGATGTACCAGGTAATGGATATGGAGACCTATGAGACATTCGAGGTTGAAAAAGACGCTGTAGAGGAGGATGTGAGAAACAAGCTGAGCGTTGGCTCGGAAGTAGAGTACTGGGTTGTAATGGGTAAGAGACTCATAGTGCGTCCACGCTAAATATCATCAGGGATGAACACTGGTTTTTCCGCAATGCTCACTATAGGTATAGCTACACCTGGCTTCGGGTTTTTAGACAGCTCTATCTTTTCCTCACCGGTGCTCACAATAATGTAGTTTGCGTCCCCGACGCTTTCAGGGCTAGTCGAATAATAGTAGAAGACCGGGATACCATAGTACTTGTAGTAGTCGCGGAAAACCCCGAGGATACCCAGGTAGACCTTGTCTCTGTGTCTAAACCTTATTATATAGGTACTGAACTGCTGGGGTATCATTGTTGAAACAGCAAGCCTCACGAGATCGCCGAGGGATGCAACCCTTATCGGTACGACTTTCTCAACCTCGCTCACGCCGGCAACACCCATGTGAAACCCATGTGTCTCAAGGCTTAAAACAGCTTGCCTGCCTTCCTCCGTTTTCTCACATATCTCAGTAGGAAACCAAGGATCCCTGCTGCATCAACCCCGTGGTCAACGTGTTCCGCTGCAAGTATATCCCTGTATGGCACCGTCACCAGTCCGGGCGTGGCCTCGCTGTACATCACCACGAGCTCTCCCTGAGGATTCACCACCAGGGAGTTTAAAACATATCTGTCATCGTTGACTATGAAGATCCCGCCTACATGTAGAACCCATACCCCTAGTATCTGTGCAAGAGCCCTCACAATATCCACATAGTTTCTAACGGGCTTCAGGGGAGAGATCGTTGACACCACCATGTTGCAGCCCTGAGCCACACCCACCCTGCCCAGCTCGGGAACCACTATTTCATTGGAGACTAGAACCACGTACTTTAAGTAGTAGTCATTTAACACCGAGATCTCGTGTCCGGGTCTAATGCCGATCTTCTTCTCTTCGCTGGAGACCAGGATCTTTCTCTGCGAGACCGGCTCCTCCCCGTTCCCATAGGGCACGAACACTGATGAAATATAGTACCTGCTCCCCGCGCGCTCGATGAGGGCCGGGGAAATAATGTTCAACCCGTAGTTAGCCGACAGGTACCTGAGGGTTTTAAGGTATTGATGCTCACTGTCAACAGCGTACCTTCTACGGAGTTCCTCAGCCTCCATAATGTCCGAGTAGGCTTCGATGACCGGGCCGAAGGCGGCTGAGTACGGTATGATCAGGGTGTTCACATTTCTCTCGCTGGCGTAGAAAACTATCCTACGTAGATGGTTAAGGTTTATCCCGAACGCGTCGGTGACCACTGGCATATGGGCTATCCCAAGCCTTGAACCGGGAACCCCCTTGCCTAGTTCAACTAGCTTGAATCCCTCCGTGCTCAACTAGGTCACTTCTCCTCGGAACACTTCTCCCTATACATCTTCTCCAGTAGCTCGTTAACACGGTGATTCCCTATCACAGCCGTCGTAACCTCCCTATATATTCCCTCCAGTGCACTCTGGTATTCGACGGTGTTTTTACTGATGTCCTCCATTAACTCCTCCAGCCTCCTAGTGGTGTCGACGCTGACGACATTGCCGTAGTATTTCCCAAGGAAGTTAAACACGCTCCTACCTCTCTCAGTAGGTATCAGGGCCTTGACCTTCCCCGTCACCCTTACATATCCCCTATCGATCAATGTCTGCACGATTTTCGCATAGGTGCTCGGCCGCCCTATGCCCTGTTCTTTCATCCACCTTATGACGTCATGCGACCTCAACCTTGGCGGCGTAACTCTGTTCCCGTCATGTATCTCGGCTTCAACCCGTTCACCGGGTTTTAACCCGAGCTCCCTCCCCAGTAGTCTCACATTCTCGTATACCTCAAGGTATCCTTTCCAAACAGCCTCTGTGTATATCTCGGTTTCATAGCTACGATCCCCGATGTAGACCCTTAACACGAGCTTCCTGAGCTTCGCTGCCTCCATTTGGCTAGCGATAAACCTCCTGAACACGAGGTCGTAGAGCCTCACGTGATCCCTCGTCAACCTCAGAGGGAGGGAGAGCACGCCCTCCTTGACTAGTTCAACCAGTCTGTCCGAGTCTATCGGCCTGGTTGGACGTATAGCTTCATGGGCTCCGCCCTCACCCCATGTTCTAGGCTTGAAGTAATGGGGGGCTTTCTCCCCGTACTTGTCTTCAAGGTACTGTCTAGCTATCTTCACACCTGTATCGCTTACACGCGTACTGTCTGTTCTATGGTAAGTTATAAGGCCTGTTTCAAAGAGGTCTTGAGCTATCTCCATGGTTCTCGTAGCGGGTAATCCCAGGGTTCTTGATGCCTCCTCAAGAAGCGAGTCGGTTGTGAAGGGGGGCGGGGGATTCAACTGTACTTCCTCCTCGCTGACGACCTCCACCTCCACTGGGTGTGGACGCTTCTTAACGGTATCCACTATGCCCGCATTCTTAGCATCAATATAGGGGATTGAGACCTCCACTAAGTCCCCTATTCTCTCAATATATATCTTCATCCTGTAGACGTATCTCTCAGGCCTGCTACGTGCATCTGTCTCCTCTATAATGTACCCTAGTACCGGTGTCTGAACCCTGCCAGCACTCATGTTCCCGTTGGGTCTGCAACAAGTCGACTTCTCGACCAAGCCCCTCTTATGGAACAGGTATCTTAAACAGTAATCCATCCACGCGTACTTCTGAACCTTCTCGGAGAGCGAGAAACCCAACCATCTGTCATCTATTCTCCTGACGATCTGGGATTCAACAAGTCTAATGTCGAAGTCCCTGGGCTCCCTCAGCGCGTTGAGTATGGCTTTCCTCGTTACCTCGTGGAACTCTATTCTCCTTACCTCGTTTGCATACGGCTCCAGGAGCACCCTTAGATCCCAGGCGATCTTCTCTCCCTCGGCGTCGGGGTCCGTGCCTATGAAGACTACGTCAACCTCTTCAGCGAGCTCCCTAAGGGCCTTGATCACGTCGAGCTTCCTGATCACATGTGACTGCTTATTATCCATCTTACACCTGGGGCATTCAACCGTGTTTCCTCCAAGCTCCTCTGTGAACTGGTGTCCATTAGAACACTTCTTGATATCCGTGTAGACCGGTATGAACCTCCCGTCCACCCTTAACACGCCGTAGAGGGCTTCAGCCCCCTCGGCCTCCGGGAGGGATTTATCTGTCACCAGGTCGTAAACATGGCCAGCGCTAGCGGTTATCGATAAAACATAGCTTCCAATCGTCACCTCATAGACTTGGAGAATGTTCCCCACTATCCTCACGCTTGGCTTACCGAAGAAGCCTGCTATTGTTCTCGCCTTATTAGGCGATTCAACCACCATCAGCGCTGTCTTAACCGGCTCCACCCATGTTCCTGCAGCTGTACCACCCTTAATGACCTCTGAAACCCTTCTCCTCTCCTCCTCTATCTGCTTCATGAGCTCCTCCAGGTTAACCTGGCTCAGGGGAGTCATGGTGAAGTCCTCGAAGATCCATCTCATCCTCCTCACTAGGCCATTTAGGAGCCTCTTATCGTCGACTACCACTATTGAAAGCCCCTTTGTTATCCCTCCAGGATAGAGCCTTGAAGCCCTACCACTAGCCTGTATATATGTTGCTACATCCGGTATCAGCATGTAGTATTTATCATTCTCCTTCAATATCCCTACATCACCCAGGCCCGAGATCCTTTGCCATGTCTCCTCCTTGGAGAACTCCTCTGCAATTACCTTGTAAGCCTCAAACAGGGTGGAGAGCAATGGTGTTTCTTCAACGCTCTCACCCCTTATCTTCCTGGCTAATTCCTCCCTCAGCCTTAACACCGCGCCGGGACTCATTCTTCTAAGCCTGCTCGAAATCCTTCCGAGAAGCCTCTCAATAAGATCCCTCTTCTCCCCCTCGGCAATATCCCTTAGAACAGCGAGCACCCTGAGTATGTCTGTTGGTGAGAGGGCTTCAAGCATTGAGCTGAACCTGTGACGGGGAACACCCGCGAAGACCACGTACTTAACTCTCTCCGGGAGGTCTATGCCCCTAACCATGACACCGTAGTATGTTGCAACTCCAACAAGCACGTTCACGTCTCCTTTCGCAAACGCGTCGAGGAGCTCTATAGATGTCTTTGAGTGGAAAGCCTCCGCTCTCAACCCTTTCTCACGTAGCAACTCAACGATCCTCTCAGCGTATTCCACCCCCTTGTCAACGGGCACGAAGACCAGTACCCCATCCCTGAGAGTGAGCACCAGCTTGACTAATTCCTCCTCAATACCTCCCTGTGGTTCAACATATGAGTCCACGATGTTACGGATGGCCTCAGGCTTCGAACCAGCCTCGAAACCCATGAACACCTTGAAGAGCTTAGGGTACATCCCCCTTGGCCTACCTGTTGCACTATTAACGAGTAGCATCGTGTTTATCCTGCTCCTGACGCTTGAAACCTCGTTCTCGAGACCCCTGATCTCCTCCTCGAGTCTAGCCCTTTCCTCCCCGCTGGCCGCAACGAGTCGTGATCTAGCCTTGACGAGGGTCAACGCCTTCTCTATGTGCTCCTCTTCAACCCCTATGATGCCCAGTAGCCTTCTCACAGCTCTACCGCTCTTCAAGACGGCGTCAACGTCGTCCATAACGATGAGCCTGAACCCCTTACCCTTCAACAACTCGTAGTTTCTATGTATGAAAGCACTCGTCGTTAAGAGGATGTCGAAGCTGCCTTCCTTAAGCCTGTTCATGGCTGTCTCCCGGTCTCTTTTACCGAGGTGTCCATGTATGCATAGAATCCTGATGCAGTCACCGTTATCCCAGTTGTCGTTGCTACATATGCTTACACCGAGGTTCTCGGCGAAAGCCCTCAGCTTTCTCTCAGCTTGCAGAAGGAGCGGTGTCGTAGGGAAGACTAAGTAGGATCTCCAACCACGTGGATCCCCCTCCCTCCTAGCCCGCTGCGTTATGTATAGTGCTGTTACAAGCGAGAAGACTGTTTTACCCATCCCGGTTGGAGCAATAATACTGAATGAGAGGCCCTTTAAGACGCGTCTAGCCCATGTCTTCTGCGCACTCCACATCTTGAAGCCTGTGGCCTTCTCGAAGAAAGCCTCGAAATCCCTCAACATCTCCTCTCTTTTAACGAGCTCCCTCAAGGCCCCCTCACGGCTTGACTCAGCGTAAAGCCGGAGGAGTTGGAAGCGATCGATTCCCCCACGCTTTCCCGCTAGTTCCACTATGCCTCTGAATTCCTCATCCCTCAGGCACTTCTCACACGGCGCCTTAAAGATGAGCCTATAGTCGCTTATCGGACCACCGCAGTTAGGGCATGCATGACGGTAAACACCATGGGTTTTAAACCCGTCGGGTAAGCTGGGTGAACCGGGTAAATCAGGCAAGCATTATTCACCATTGATTTAAAAAAGGCCCAATCAAAGTATTTTAAGCCTTCGCCTACCTCGATTCCCGCCTCGAGACATATATGTCTAGCATGAACCCTGCCAGAAGCACTAGTGTTGACACGGTGAGCACCCATAGGGATGCCGGGACACCAGCGTAGACCGAGGTGAAAGCCCTGGAACCCCTGTTTAGAAGGGTGCTGGCCACCGCTACGGTCTCCCCGGTTGCAAGGGATAGCAAGGCAGCCGTCCTAGCGTGGGAGCCTACATGCCTGGCTAGATACAGGCCTATGGCTGTGATCGGTGCTAAGGGTAATAGGTATACTGATGTCATCACGCTGAGATCAACTATGTAGGCGACCCTGGCATAGGCGAGGAAGGAGGATAACGCTATGATCACCAGGCTCACAGCGTTGAGCAGTGCCAGTTGCCTTCTAGGCGAACCAATAACCTCCCTGTAAATGCTGCTTGCAACGGCGTGAACTATACTGTTGACTGTTGATACGGCTGCTGCAACTATCGATACAGCTATCAAGGAGCCTACGAAGGGGTTGAACAACCTAATCAGGTATATGGTTACCTCGTCACGTTTGAGGTTAGCTGGGATGAACCCGGCCTCGGCAAAGCCCCTGGCTAGCAGTCCAGCTGTAACAGCTATCAACGTGTACAGCAACCCGTAGAACGAGAATAATGCCACGCTCCTCCTGTATGCTGCCTCATCGCGCTGGATATACAGCCTCATGACTACCTGCGGGTTTGTCAGTGCGAAGAATATCCATGGCACGGTGTAAGCCAGGAAGACATGGGGGGTCCAGAAATCGGTGAGTCCAAGGTAACCTTTCTCACCGACTAGGGCAATGGCCTGGGATGGCGAGGCTCCAGGGAGCCACGGGGCTGGCAGCATTAGCTGTGTTATGTAGAGGAGGCCGCCGGTCAACATTAGGATAGCCTGGTAGAGGTCGGTTGTCGCAATACTCCACATTCCGGCGAACAATATCCATAGATATGCGACGGCGGCGCTTACCAGGGTCCCCGCGACTGGGTCGAGCCCTGCGTACGTGAATACAATGGTTAAGCCCTGTATCTGTGCAGCCACATATGGTATCATCGTGAACAAGTAGAGGCCGGCTACAAGTATGCCTAGAAGCCTCGAGGAGTATATGTCTCCTAGCATTTGTGAAGGAGTTATCCACCCCTTCTCCCTGGAAAGCCTCCATATCTTGAAGCCTATTGTTGAGAGAATTATCACTGTCACCAGTAAGTAGAGTAGCTCGAATCCCAGCGCCCCTACACCCGTGGAGTACGCTAGCCCAACTAGTCCAAGCATCATGAAAGCACTATATGTTGTAGCGGCATAGGTGCCGAAGCTAACCAGGCTCCCGACTCTACCGCCAGCTATAATGTAGTCCCTTGCATCCTTGATCCCCATCTTCCTGGAGAAGTAGGCTATGATCGTACCCACCAGTATGTATAGCAGTAGGAGTGCGACGAACATGTTCACTGCTGAACCCTCCTCAGATACACTATTGATGCAGTAATCCATGCGAGTGTTAGCAGCGTCCAGAACAAGAAGAGCTCTAATCCACGTGAATTCCTCAGGAAGACATATGGTACAACGTAGCTTGAGAGTATTGTGATCAAGCTACCCATAGTGTACAGCCTCTTCACGGTGATCACCGAACATATGTTCGATTAGAAATATATTGGGGCAAACCTTATAAACCCTGCTGGAGAAGGGACAGGGGATGGGAAGGGATCTACGCAGAGCACTACTAGAGCTCCTATCAAGCATGCAGGGCAAGGAGGTGCCGCAATCATATCTACACAGAGCCCTTAATGCCTCCAAGAGCAGGATTAGCGAGATACTCAGCGAGCTGGAGAAGGAGGGGTTGATAGAGAGGCGTGTCATCGGGAGGAGCAAGATAGTTTACGTTAAAGAAGGCTTAGTGGAGGCACCGATCACCAGGAGCTCCAGGGTTCTCAGGTTGGGCATAGTTTACTCAAGCGAGTATCTTTTCCTCGGGTACTTCGCAAGCAGGATGAATGAGAAAGGATACAGGGTTGAGATCAGGGTGTACAGGGACGGGCTTGAAGCGACACGCTCACTAGCCGAGGGAAGAATAGAGCTGGCTCTGTCACCGCTAGTAGGGCAACTATACATGTACCCCCTCTACAGATCCTACAGGGTGATAGCGGGAGGCATGACCGGGGGCTTCAAGATCCTGGGTCCGAGCGGTGAATCACCCTCAGCGACACTCGTGTACTCCAGCAGGCTCAGCACCATGGACTATGTGAGAAGCGAATACGTGGAGAAGGCGGGGCTTGAAGGCAGTGTTAAAACAATGTACTTCAAGAACCCTGAGGCCGTGGCCAATGCGAAAGGCTACGTGGTCATATGGCATCCCTTCTACCGTATCCTAGAGGAAAAAGGCCTCAGGGATCTAACCGGTAAGGCCGGGATCGAAGTAGGAAACTGCTGCACCCTCGCAGCCTCCAACACTCTTAGCGATGAAGTGATTGCACTTGTAAGGGATGCATACATGGCATCGATCAGCGAGTACTCTAGGAACCCGTACAGATTCCTTGAATACTACTCCGCCGTAACCGGAATACCGGTATCAATACTCAGGGAAGCCGTATCAGCATACAAGCCGTCGCCATACATAGATGGGGAAACCGTTAGAAGAATAGTGGCAAAGCTGGGGAGAAGCGTCCCGGATCAAGCCCTGTACACTGAACCCCTCGCCAACCATGATGCAGGGTTTTAAACACCTCCTGTAATTAATTACCCAAGGGCATTATGTTCGAGGTCAAAGTGGTTAACAGGAAGTATGCGCAAGCCGTTCTCACAACTCTACGCGACAAGAATACTAGCCAGATAGAGTTTCGCAAGGGGCTTGTAAGGCTCGGAAGGATCCTTGGCTTAGAGTTGATCGAGGACTTCGAGTGCGAGAAAACGGTTGTCGAAACCCCTCTTGGAGCCCGGGTCGATGGCTGCAGGATAAAGGATCTCGACAACATAGTGGTCATCACGGTGTTGAGGGCCGCGTGGCCCTTGACTGAGGGATTGATAAAAGTGCTCTTCACAGCTAAGCAAGGGGTCGTAGCTGCCCGACGGGTTGAGGAGAAAGGCATGAAGGCTGGCTCCTTTGAGATAGAAATATCATATGTTAAAACACCGAGGATCACTAGCAGGGATGTAGTGGTCATAAGCGATGTAATGGTTGCCACAGGGTCAACCCTCGTGAGCGTGCTGGAAAAGCTCAGGGAGAAGGGGATCGCCAAAAGGTACTATGTTGCATCAGTCATCACGACACCGCACGCCATAGGTAGGTTGAAGAAGTATGCTGAGGAGGCTGGAATAGACTTGAAACTATACACAATAGCGATCGATCCTGAAATCGATGAAAAAGGCTACATAGTGCCGGGCCTCGGGGACGCAGGAGATAGAGCATTCGGCTCTTGATCAAATACCCTGGTAACCCACTCCATATCCAGCTTTTTATACCTCTCAAGGCTCCCCACGTCAAACCACTCCCCGCTATAAATATATGCTTTAACCCTGTAACCATTGTTGATCAACCATGGCACAAGGTTCCCCATGAAGTCGAAATCCCTTCCAAGCTCCCTCTCAAGGCCCTCTGAGAAAACCCGGAGCTCCGCCACGGCTACACCTATCGTTGCATTTATATCCAGCTCGGGCTTCTCCCGCATCTCAACCACATTGTAATCGTTATCCACCTTCACAACTCCAACCGGGACCCTATACCTGTTCGTCACCACAAGCGTTAGATCGCTCCCAGCCCCACTATGATACCTTAAAAGGTCGGGTACATCTAGGGGTGCGAGGATGTCTCCGTACCATATGAGTGCCCTACCCTTGATCAATCCATCCCGGTACGCCTTCAGTATGGCGCCACCAGTGTTAGAGTATCCTCCCTCCTCATCTATAGAGTATGTAATACTCACATCGAACCTGGAGCCGTCCCCGAAGTAATTATAGATGTATCTCCACTTATAGTTGACGAGGAACACTATGCGGCTCACCCCGTGCCTCCTAAGCCACTTCACAACCAGCTCGAGCACCGGTTTCTCATTGTTTCCAACGGGAATCATGGGCTTGGGTATAATCTCCGTGTAGGGGCGGAACCTCTCACCCTGCCCCCCGGCAAGCACGACGGCTGTAACGTCTCCCTGCAATAAGGTCACCACCAGTAAATTTACCGTGGTTAAACTATATAACTCTTCTGGCAAGCCCGTGGAATCAATACGCAAACACCGTGAAAGCTACCATACCTTTCACATAGACCTCGATAAGCATTGCGAGCCGTGAACCCATGGCATCCAGAGAGCCCTTCGCCCCAGAGGATAGAGTGCAGTGCCCTCCAAGGGCTTCCGCCTCACTCATTCCTCGCAGGCTACCGGTATAGGGTTATGAGCGTGGTTGAGCCCGGCGATACTGAACCCTGTCCACGGGAACAGGTTCCATGTGACTTGGAACAATACCCTCATCACCTAGGCAGGCTTTGAGGAGGCCCCAGCATGCTGCAACATCACGGTACCATAGCCCACCACCTTCACTACACCCACCTCTCCTTGAACTATTACAGATGTAAACCCGGGGAGATGCAGGGGAACCAGTGAACCCCCTAAACGGGAGCCCCCACCCTTTTAGGGCGGAGAGGAGGTCAGATGGGATACCAGCACACGGAGCTCTCCAGCTTTCTCCACTCTAGCCTCCTGAAACCCTAAAGATGCCTGGAGTATCCTGTGACGCGAATGCTATCCCAGGCCTTCTTAATAATGTTGGTCGCTGCACACTTACAACTGAAGGCCTCGTCCTTTAGGGCTGGAAGAAGACTAGTGCTTGCTCCCCAGTCTTAGAATGTATTCCGCTATGTATTCTCCCCCGTTGCTGTATCTGGGTGCCTTCATCCCCCTGGCCTCCTCTATTGCCTCAGCCAGCCTCGCCGGGTCTACTTCCTCGAGGTATACAGCGTTGAGTTTTTCGGCCAGCTTAGAGGAGTCGCCCCGTGGAGCCGCCAATGTATGCCTCGGTGAGTAAACCATTACAACGGGTTTACCGTAAGCCAATCTCGCTGTAAGCGCGGTTGTACCGGGGTAATGGGTCACCACTAGGCTTGCACCAGCTATCCACCTATGTATGTCACTCGTGTACTGGAAAACCACCCACTCAGGGTGTCCCCTCCTATAGGGTTCTGGATCCACGTCCCCGGTCTGCATAACGACCCTCTTCAACCCAAGCCTGCTGATAGTATCGAATAGTGTTCTATGCCCAAATGTACCGGTTGAGACAAGTATGTAGCCCTCGTCTCTAGGCTCGTAGAGAGGGGGCTCATACACGGGTCCCGAGACTATGCCTTTCCCGTAGAGGTTCAACTGCTCCTCCCAATGGAGGAATACCTTCGCACCCAGCCTGTACAGGGTGCTCACCGCCCTGGATCTCTCTGTGAACCTTGCTACATCCTCTATTGTTAGAATCATGGATCCCGCCAGCATGCATGTAAGAGATGGGGGAATAGAGAAGTTTGAGCCTGATGCAAACACTACGGTATACTTGTTCCGGCACACCCTGATCGACTCCTTCAACGCCTGGATCCACCTGGGTAGCCCCCTGTATATTGGTTCAGCTGGTTTCCTAGGCAGTGTCATCTCTATCACTCTGCCCAGCCTCATCATTCTCTCTCTAACCCAGCTGTATCCCCTAGGTACAAGTATGTCTAGTTCGA
Coding sequences within it:
- a CDS encoding sodium:solute symporter family protein; this encodes MFVALLLLYILVGTIIAYFSRKMGIKDARDYIIAGGRVGSLVSFGTYAATTYSAFMMLGLVGLAYSTGVGALGFELLYLLVTVIILSTIGFKIWRLSREKGWITPSQMLGDIYSSRLLGILVAGLYLFTMIPYVAAQIQGLTIVFTYAGLDPVAGTLVSAAVAYLWILFAGMWSIATTDLYQAILMLTGGLLYITQLMLPAPWLPGASPSQAIALVGEKGYLGLTDFWTPHVFLAYTVPWIFFALTNPQVVMRLYIQRDEAAYRRSVALFSFYGLLYTLIAVTAGLLARGFAEAGFIPANLKRDEVTIYLIRLFNPFVGSLIAVSIVAAAVSTVNSIVHAVASSIYREVIGSPRRQLALLNAVSLVIIALSSFLAYARVAYIVDLSVMTSVYLLPLAPITAIGLYLARHVGSHARTAALLSLATGETVAVASTLLNRGSRAFTSVYAGVPASLWVLTVSTLVLLAGFMLDIYVSRRESR
- the rgy gene encoding reverse gyrase, encoding MPDLPGSPSLPDGFKTHGVYRHACPNCGGPISDYRLIFKAPCEKCLRDEEFRGIVELAGKRGGIDRFQLLRLYAESSREGALRELVKREEMLRDFEAFFEKATGFKMWSAQKTWARRVLKGLSFSIIAPTGMGKTVFSLVTALYITQRARREGDPRGWRSYLVFPTTPLLLQAERKLRAFAENLGVSICSNDNWDNGDCIRILCIHGHLGKRDRETAMNRLKEGSFDILLTTSAFIHRNYELLKGKGFRLIVMDDVDAVLKSGRAVRRLLGIIGVEEEHIEKALTLVKARSRLVAASGEERARLEEEIRGLENEVSSVRSRINTMLLVNSATGRPRGMYPKLFKVFMGFEAGSKPEAIRNIVDSYVEPQGGIEEELVKLVLTLRDGVLVFVPVDKGVEYAERIVELLREKGLRAEAFHSKTSIELLDAFAKGDVNVLVGVATYYGVMVRGIDLPERVKYVVFAGVPRHRFSSMLEALSPTDILRVLAVLRDIAEGEKRDLIERLLGRISSRLRRMSPGAVLRLREELARKIRGESVEETPLLSTLFEAYKVIAEEFSKEETWQRISGLGDVGILKENDKYYMLIPDVATYIQASGRASRLYPGGITKGLSIVVVDDKRLLNGLVRRMRWIFEDFTMTPLSQVNLEELMKQIEEERRRVSEVIKGGTAAGTWVEPVKTALMVVESPNKARTIAGFFGKPSVRIVGNILQVYEVTIGSYVLSITASAGHVYDLVTDKSLPEAEGAEALYGVLRVDGRFIPVYTDIKKCSNGHQFTEELGGNTVECPRCKMDNKQSHVIRKLDVIKALRELAEEVDVVFIGTDPDAEGEKIAWDLRVLLEPYANEVRRIEFHEVTRKAILNALREPRDFDIRLVESQIVRRIDDRWLGFSLSEKVQKYAWMDYCLRYLFHKRGLVEKSTCCRPNGNMSAGRVQTPVLGYIIEETDARSRPERYVYRMKIYIERIGDLVEVSIPYIDAKNAGIVDTVKKRPHPVEVEVVSEEEVQLNPPPPFTTDSLLEEASRTLGLPATRTMEIAQDLFETGLITYHRTDSTRVSDTGVKIARQYLEDKYGEKAPHYFKPRTWGEGGAHEAIRPTRPIDSDRLVELVKEGVLSLPLRLTRDHVRLYDLVFRRFIASQMEAAKLRKLVLRVYIGDRSYETEIYTEAVWKGYLEVYENVRLLGRELGLKPGERVEAEIHDGNRVTPPRLRSHDVIRWMKEQGIGRPSTYAKIVQTLIDRGYVRVTGKVKALIPTERGRSVFNFLGKYYGNVVSVDTTRRLEELMEDISKNTVEYQSALEGIYREVTTAVIGNHRVNELLEKMYREKCSEEK